The Streptomyces sp. NBC_00510 genomic interval CTTCACCCTCGAGGTCTTCGCGGCCCTGCTCTCCGGCGAACGCCGCCGCATCAAGGGCGTCCTGCGCGACCAGGGCGTCATCGCCGGTGTCGGCAACGCCTATTCGGACGAGGTGCTGCACGCCGCCAGGATGTCGCCGTACGCGCTCGCCGCGAACCTCTCCGCGGAGGAGGTCAGCCGGTTGTACGAAGCGCTGCTCACCACCCTCCGGGACGCCGTCGAACGCTCCCGCGGCCTGGCCGCGGGAGACCTGAAGGGCGAGAAGAAGACCGGGCTGCGGGTGCACGGGCGCACCGGCGAACCGTGCCCCGTCTGCGGCGACACGATCCGCGAGGTCTCCTTCAGCGACTCATCCCTGCAGTACTGCCCCACCTGCCAGACCGGCGGGAAGCCGCTCGCCGACCGGAGGATGTCGCGGCTGCTGAAGTAGCCGCCCGGCGGGCGGTGACCCAGGATGACTGGTGATCGAAAGGGTGCGCCATGTCCGATTCCACCGGGTACCGCTATGACGAGCTGGGTGCGCTGTTCCTCAACTGCACGCTGAAGCGCTCCCCCGAGGTCAGCAACACCGAGGGGCTCATCGACCGCAGCCGCGCCCTGATGGAGGCGCAGGGGGTCCGCACCGAGGTCGTCCGCGCCGTCGACGAGGACATCGCCACCGGCGTCTGGCCCGACATGACCGAGCACGGCTGGCGGACCGACGCCTGGCCCGCCCTGTACGAGAAGGTGCTCGCCGCCGACATCCTCGTCCTGTGCGGCCCGATCTGGCTCGGCGACAACTCCTCCGTCACCAAGCGTGTCGTCGAGCGGCTCTACGCCTGCTCCAGCCTGCTCAACGACCGCGGCCAGTACGCCTACTACGGCCGGGTCGGCGGCTGTCTCGTCACGGGCAACGAGGACGGCGTCAAGCACTGCGCCATGAACCTCCTCTACAGCCTCCAGCACCTGGGCTACACCGTCCCGCCGCAGGCCGACGCCGGCTGGATCGGCGAGGCCGGCCCCGGGCCCTCCTACCTCGACCCGGGCTCCGGCGGCCCGGAGAACGACTTCACCAACCGGAACCTCTCCTTCATGACCTGGAACCTGATGCACCTGGCCGCCCTGCTCAAGCGCTCCGGCGGCATCCCGGGCCACGGCAACCAGCGGAGCGCCTGGGACGCCGGCTGCCGCCCCGACTTCGCGAACCCGGAGCACCGCTGACATGCGCATCGCGATCTTCGGAGCCACCGGCCACGTGGGACGCGAACTCGTGGCGCAGGCGCTCGACGCGGGCCACGAGGTCACCGCCCTGGCCCGCGACCCCGCAGCGCTCCCTCCGCACGAACGGCTGACGGTCGTACCCGGCGACGTCCGGGACCCCGAGGCCGTCGGCCGCGTGATCGCGGGCGCCGACGGGGTGCTCAGCGCCCTCGGCACCCGCTCCCCGCGCGGCGGGACGGTCTGCGCCGACGGGATGCGGCGCATCCTCCCCGCCATGCGGGCGCTCGGCGTACGGCGGCTGGTGGCCGTCGGCGCCTACGGGTCGGGACCCGGCCGGCGCGGTGTGTACCGGGCCGCGACCTCGCTGGTCATCCCGGCCATCATGCGGGACAAGGACCGCCAGGAGGAGCTGATCCGCGCCGAGGGCGACCTGTGGACGATCGTGCGGCCCGCCGTCGTCACCGGCGGCCGCTACTCCGGTGTCTACCGCACCGGATCCGACCTGCGGCTCGGTCTCGCCTCCCGGGTCAGCCGGGCCGACGTCGCCGACTTCATGCTCCGTGCCCTCGGCTCCGAGGACTGCGTACGGCGGGCGGTGGCCATCAGCTCCTGACCGCCCGGACGGCCCACCGCGGGCGGCGCCCCCCGCGGCGGGCGCCGAGACTGGCCGTACGCGCCCGCACCGCCCCGGAAGGACCCCGCCATGCCCACCAACCGCCGCAAGGACCTCGGACTGCTCGCGCTGCGCCTCGGGACCGGCTCGGTGCTCTTCGCGCACGGCGCCCAGAAGCTCTTCGGCTGGTTCGGCGGCCACGGCCTGGAGGGCACGGGCGAGGCGATGGAGTCCATGGGCTTCCGGCCCGGCCGGCGCAGCGCGCTCGCCTCGGGCCTCGCCGAGGCCGGCGGCGGCACCCTGCTGGCGCTCGGCCTGGCCACCCCGGCCGCGGGCGCGGCCGCCGCCGGCGGGATGGCCGGCGCCGTCTCCGTGCACCTGCCGGCCGGCTTCTTCTCCGCCTCGGGCGGCTTCGAGCACCCGGCCTTCCTCGGCTTCACGGCCGCCGCGATCGGCATCGCCGGGCCCGGCCGCTACTCCCTGGACCATCTGACC includes:
- a CDS encoding flavodoxin family protein, whose product is MSDSTGYRYDELGALFLNCTLKRSPEVSNTEGLIDRSRALMEAQGVRTEVVRAVDEDIATGVWPDMTEHGWRTDAWPALYEKVLAADILVLCGPIWLGDNSSVTKRVVERLYACSSLLNDRGQYAYYGRVGGCLVTGNEDGVKHCAMNLLYSLQHLGYTVPPQADAGWIGEAGPGPSYLDPGSGGPENDFTNRNLSFMTWNLMHLAALLKRSGGIPGHGNQRSAWDAGCRPDFANPEHR
- a CDS encoding SDR family oxidoreductase, which codes for MRIAIFGATGHVGRELVAQALDAGHEVTALARDPAALPPHERLTVVPGDVRDPEAVGRVIAGADGVLSALGTRSPRGGTVCADGMRRILPAMRALGVRRLVAVGAYGSGPGRRGVYRAATSLVIPAIMRDKDRQEELIRAEGDLWTIVRPAVVTGGRYSGVYRTGSDLRLGLASRVSRADVADFMLRALGSEDCVRRAVAISS
- a CDS encoding DoxX family protein, with product MPTNRRKDLGLLALRLGTGSVLFAHGAQKLFGWFGGHGLEGTGEAMESMGFRPGRRSALASGLAEAGGGTLLALGLATPAAGAAAAGGMAGAVSVHLPAGFFSASGGFEHPAFLGFTAAAIGIAGPGRYSLDHLTGDVLDCSWTVVASFAASAVAAAVVISRRNAAVRADMAAELPQP